The Candidatus Saccharibacteria bacterium RAAC3_TM7_1 nucleotide sequence GACGAATACCACGCCTCACTTACATGTTCCGGTCTTGCTACAGCAGACGCTTCAAGCGTTTGACCCGCAGCCCGATGAGAGCTATTTAGACCTCACGGCTGGCTATGCGGGTCACGCGTCGGCGATTCTGGAGCGGACTAAAAACTATAGCAATACGGTGCTCGTTGATCGTGATAGTAACGCGATTGACAGCCTACAGTCGTTTGCCAACCAAGGAGTGCGTCTGCTGCACACCGATTTCGTCAGCGCCGCCAGGCAACTCGGCGAAGAAGGTAAGCAGTTCGATATCATCTTAGTGGACCTAGGGGTGTCATCACCGCAGCTCGATAGGGCTGAGCGAGGTTTTTCTTTTACAAATAGTGGTCCCCTCGACATGCGGATGGACGATCGGATGGTTAAAACGGCCGAATTGGTCGTCAATACCTACTCCGAACGAAATCTCATCCGGATCATCGTCGAATACGGGGAGGAAGCTCACGGTTTTGCCCGACGCATTGCGAAAGCGATTGTTCAGGCCAGACCGTTCCACACAACAAAAGAACTAGCCGACCTCATCCTCAAACAGCACCGTGGCTCGTGGCAGAAAATCCATCCGGCTACGCGCACCTTTCAAGCACTCCGCATCGAAGTCAACGACGAACTGTCACAGGTTCGGGAACTGATGCCGCTCATCCCGCAGCTTCTTACCAAAGGAGGCAGGGTAGGGATCATCAGCTTCCACAGCCTGGAAGACCGCATCGTTAAACAGTACTTCAAACAAGAAGCCGGGGCTGGCTATGAATCAAGCCTCGATATTGTGACAAGAAAGCCAGTAAGCGGAGCCACCGACGACGTTCACAACCCGCGCGCGCGTAGTGCCAAACTCCGCGTCGCCGTGAAAAAATAAAAACAAAAAGGAAGGGGCAAAAAACAATGCCAATCCACATTCCAGTACAAAACCAATCGGTCGAAACGAAAGTTATCGTACGGTTCAAGTAGGGCACCTACTGCATGGGCGCTCCCGCTAAAGGGAGCGCCACTAAAACGAAATCCAAAAGAAAAATAAATATAAACACCAAACCAACCCATGTCATATTATCAATCCACCACCTATAATCGTCGCCATCAGAGCTGGAGTCGCAACCAGAATACTACACGGTTTGCTTCGAGTATCAAACTTGGCCCAGTGACCCATACGGTGCTTGTCGCACTTATGATCACTGTACTGGGCTTGATCTATTTGACCCAGGCGACCAAAGCAACCAGCTACGACTACGAAGCGCAAAAAATTGACAGCAAGATTAGTCAGCTTACGACTGAGAAGACTGATCTTGAAGTCGAAAATGCACGGCTTACCGCTCTCAGTACGGTACGTAGTAGCGATGTTGCCAAGGCTATGACTAAGCCGACCAGTACCGAATACGTCAACAACTAATCTTATGTTTAGCCAGTTTCGCACCCATCCCAGGCTCCGACTGCTTGCCATCATAACCGCCCTGTTTATGATGGTTTTTGTCGTACGGCT carries:
- a CDS encoding S-adenosyl-methyltransferase MraW (RAAC3_TM7_1_601); protein product: MSIKEHPPQDETNTTPHLHVPVLLQQTLQAFDPQPDESYLDLTAGYAGHASAILERTKNYSNTVLVDRDSNAIDSLQSFANQGVRLLHTDFVSAARQLGEEGKQFDIILVDLGVSSPQLDRAERGFSFTNSGPLDMRMDDRMVKTAELVVNTYSERNLIRIIVEYGEEAHGFARRIAKAIVQARPFHTTKELADLILKQHRGSWQKIHPATRTFQALRIEVNDELSQVRELMPLIPQLLTKGGRVGIISFHSLEDRIVKQYFKQEAGAGYESSLDIVTRKPVSGATDDVHNPRARSAKLRVAVKK
- a CDS encoding hypothetical protein (RAAC3_TM7_1_602), with the translated sequence MSYYQSTTYNRRHQSWSRNQNTTRFASSIKLGPVTHTVLVALMITVLGLIYLTQATKATSYDYEAQKIDSKISQLTTEKTDLEVENARLTALSTVRSSDVAKAMTKPTSTEYVNN